ACCCTGCCATAGCAGATTGTCTTACAACCAACTTTGAACTTAAAGATAGTGGTATATTTTCCTGATCCACCGAAGAGCCACAGACGCACATGTCGCCCAGCAGCAGACCCAGCAGACTGCTCTGAGCCCGCAGCTCCCTGGCACAGGACCTGGTGGATGCTGATGTCCTGGGATGAGGCTGCGGAAATGCTTAATCCCtgccacaaaaaggaaaaaaagacttttaatcCAAACTTGTCCTCAGAGAGCCTAGCTGGGGTAATGGGGATGAGTGTGGCTGCAAGTCCTGGTCTGCAGGGATGACTCCAGAGACGTTGGTGGGATTTTTACACCCCCACAGAGCCTTTCAGCTGGGTTAACCTCACCTGCAGCATAAAAGCTGAGGTTTGCCCCCTTTTTGTCTCTGTCTCTAGACCTCAATCTCTGGTGAAGCCAGTGTCTCCGGAGGATGAGGAAGAGCGTAAGCTCTCGGAGGTGCTGAAGACGCAAGAAGGGAGACGGACAAGGTCCCTGATGGCCGTTTCTGAAAGGCTgaggcaggagaaggagcagcaggagccagggGTGGGAGCAAGCCGCGTGGAGGCAGGGATGCAGCTGCGCGCAGGGCAGGAGAGCGTCCAGGCTGGAGAGCGGGGTCAAGATGTGGCCAAGGGCAGAGGGCacccaccaggagagcagcaCCCAGAGCCGGCCTCGGAGAGGAAGGTGGTGGTGAGGGCACGTCTCCAGGACAAAGAGGGACAAGGCGTGGGGACGCCTCggggggagcagaggaaggaggtgGGGGACCCACAGCAGCGGGCATCGCCAGAGCTGGGGGGCTGCCGGCTCCGCGAAGTGAAGATCCTGACCAGGCAGGGAAGCCGCAGCATGGAGAAGACAGCCTCGGTGGTGACCTCATCTCTGGACCAGCAGGTAAGCAGGAATGGACAAGGCACCGACCCTTGGGGTGTGAAGTCCTGGGTGCTGGGAGGacaacagagagagggagagcccAAAAGTACCAGGAGGGAGTTGGGACCCGTGGGCTTTTGGGGAAGGTTTTTCTGAGAGCTGCAAGCCACGAGGTGGTGGACAGGGTCCCAccacctcctttccttcccttgcaTGTATTATTCTGATCACCTCCTCTGGCAAGCCTCTACTGGTTGCCATCACGGTTTCACTGAAgaggtgtttggggttttgcATATCCAAGTGAGACAGCCAAGGTTTGGAGGATTTCGATCTCAAACTCCTGCCTCCAAACCAGTTCCCACCCtagctgctctgctccctgcaccTCAACCTTCTCTGCAGACTCTGCAGGGATGCGTCAGTTGTCTGCTTTTTTCTCAGCAACCATCCAGGAATCCCTCAAAGGAGGTAATACAGCTATCTCCCACCCAAGAGGAACCTGCAGAGAAGTCAGATACTTCTCCAATTCATGTCACCTACAGCAGCTCCATCAGACGAACCAGCCCAAGAACTGTCTCCTTTCGGGTGAGCAAGTGTGAGAAAGACCCCCATTTAGGCAGTGGAGGATGGTGACAGGGAAGGGTTGCTTTAGTCTCCAGGCTATGTTGGCAGAGCCTGTTCCCAAAAGTGTGTTCGAAATCCACCCTTGATCTGGGCATTGCGGTTCTGCTTCAGtctttcctccattttccttCTCCATGTCTGACCAAAGGCCTGTGATGATGAACATGCCCATGTTCATACGCTTTGTGCTGGCATGGAAACTTGTGGGAAGTGACGAGAAAACAGGGAGCTCATTGTCTCAGATTTCCCAGAGTCGCAGGAATGACCATCCACCCTCCGGCATTTCTACTCTTCTCCGAGagcacaagataaaaataaaatccatcctCCTTCTTGTGCCTTGTTACATCCTGAGAATATCTTCAACTCTAGCCTCCCAAAAAAGAGGCTGGAATAAAGTGCTTGGAGAGGCTGGGAAAACCAAGAGCTGTTGAGATCCTCCGTGCTGTGATTCAGGACTGACTGGCTAGGCTTAATTGACTTTCATGGTGCTTTATTGGGAATAAAACTGTTAGCACTACAAAGTGTCTTTAGTCTGGAGAGCTTTGAGATATGAGATAGGCTCTGGTGTGGGTGAAAATGGAGCTTGCTTGACAATGGGGGAGACGAGTCTGAGACAGTTTCTCCCATGTTTATCTTTGATAACCAAAGATGGCTCCAGTATCTCTTCTCCTTGTGTCTTCCAGATGAtctcaagaaaacagaaagaagaaagccaaagccctcTCACAAGGAGGTCAGCACCTCTCTTCATGTTACTTTGACCTTGTTGGGCAGGAATTGTCATCCTTTGTTTtccaagggaggaggaggaggtgatgggACCAGCTAGTGAGTGTCCTGGCACAGATCTGCTGAACATTGGTCCCTGGGGTGCCTGGCTGATCGGGCAGCGACGCTTAGCAGAGGAGAGGACAATGTCCAACGTACAGCTTACATCTGTACAAGATCCCCCAGCTAACCCCTGCTGTCTCTTTGTTGATGTAGTTTCTCATCGGTGCTTGTGTCTGCACAGGAGTGATTAAGTGTTGAGCAGTGCAGCACCACAACAGGGTCCCATCCTTGGAGACATCAAAACCCACTATACAGGTCcatgagcaacctggtctggctTTGGTGGTCAGATCAAGTGATCCTCCACATCTCCACGGCAAGGTTTGGACAGATGGCTTAAAACTTCTTGAGGAACCGAGGGCTCAGGTCTGAATGCAGGGAGTCAATAGGGTGCCCTCTCCCACCTCTgagtgcagggcagggcagtggggcttTACGGGCACCTGGGCTTGTACCTGTGCATACTATAGGCAAACTCATACTGATATCAGTGAAGATGTAGTTCAGATGTGGCAGTGGTGAAGATAGGGTAAACTGAGGAGCTCAGAGCTATTCTTCAATGTACAGTGTTCCCTAGTAAGATGGTGAGACCCAGAGATCTCGGTCACCAGCAGGGAATGAGCTGCCTTGGTTCACTTGGCAGATGGATGCAGAAGTGCCTGTGTCGGACGGGGTCTTCCCCTGCCAAGTGGAGTCCCCCAGGAACATGGGCTGAGTCCCAGGAGACCCTGAGGGGGCTGTGTTCAACTCTCTCCCCTCTTCTTCACCAGCGCAAGTCTGAGGATCCCAGGTAGCAGCACCACCATTGGGGAGAAGCTGGAAAAGTACACCTCAGCCGTGCAGGTACCGAAAACCCTTGGCATAGCTGGGCTGGCATGGGAGGGATGtgtgggaagagggagagggactGAGCTGCACTGAACAACCAGCGCTAATGGGGTGGAAGAAGATGGTCCCAGGCAGAAGAAGGGATCGGCCTCAGGGTTttaggagcagggaggggatatCCCTTGTAGAGGGTCATGGGGACGCTGCATGGTCCTGctggggggagcagcggggcaaGCCCATGATGGTGGGCTGGGAAGGACAGACCCCAACGGGCTCGGGACGTGAGCCAGAAACAGGACTTTGCTTTTTACCGCTTGGGATGGAGCACGGCCCCTGCTAACGCCCCTCTCTTCTCCCAGCGCTCAGAGGTGGTGAAATCATCCCTGACTGTTCAGAAGAGCCTCTTGCTGTCCTCGGAGGGGGTGGCCAGCAAGCGCAACTTCTTCGAGGCAAGCGCTCCCAGCAAGGCTGAGCCGCTCGCTGTCAGGAAGGTAAGGGCAGGAGCTGGCCCAAGTGAGGACTTTCCAGCAGGGTCCTATGCCAGGGCAGGCACCAGGTTTTTGGACAAATCTTCCCGTTTGGATACCAACGCACTGCCTGGCAGGCTGCCGCCTGGATGCAGTTTGGTGGGAGTTTGGTGCTTGTTGAGTGgtgccgggcagggctgggctcagGCACCGTCTGCCACCGAAACTGCTCTGGCAGTGTGTGGGTTCGTGCCGATGTGCTGGTATTTGGAGAGCTGGGACGGAGCCAAGCTGTAGGCTGGTCTCTGCCTGTTGCAGGTTTGCTCAGTCTCCCCGTGTCCTGGGTTACGTTTGTGCAGTGGGAGAGCTGGTGTAACCCTGGTGTCCCTCTCTGTGCCACAGGACAACGTGAAGATTCAGGGATCAGTGACATCCCGCATTAATCTGTGGATCAGCAGAGCTCAGGAGCCTGCCAAGGAGGAAAAGAGCAAGGTACCAGCGTGTGCCAACACCTTGGGCTAGAGACCTGAGACCAGGCAGCCTGGGGGACATGTCCCTGCGTCTGGGGtggtggggcttgaagggttgatgAACCCTTGGCTGAACCCACTAAAGGGTTTGAGAGGAGCTTAGCCAGGGTCGGAGGTTTGGGTGCTGCAGGACCACCACGGCTAGATGTCAGGCTCTACTTGTTGCTATGCCCTGACCCTGATCCCAAAGTGCCTGAGGCAGCCGCTCCCACCCTTGGTGGGTTGAGGAGGGAACAGGCATCATCAGCTGGGTGTGTGTCCCAGGGGACATACAGGGAGACCTGACCCTGCCACCATGAGAGAGATCAACCCAGCATGACCCCATCTCTACCAGTGTCTGGAGGACTAGCTCTGACCTGGAAGCCGCTGGGAGATGAGCCGAATGCTCGGTCCTTCGGCACTGGGCTCTGCGGGGCTTGGAGACCTGTGTGTGCACTGAGAGGTCCTGCTGCACGTGGGGTCTGGAGTGATCTGCATCCCTGTGTGTATTCCAGCCCCCAAAAGTAGGGTGTCTTGTAGCTCTGGGGACAAATTGCCCAGCTAAGGGGACTCAGAGGTCATCACTTTGCCACCGCGGCTTCTCCAAGGACATGGATGCAAGGTAGGTGGGCAGAAGAGCCTTTGGCCTCAGCGTAGTTTACTGTACTTGGGAAGGAGGGGTTCAGCAAGTCCTGGGGAGGTGTCACTGTTCACAGCAATAAGGTGTTTTGCCACTGCTCGTAGCAGTCTCATGGGTACAGGACCAGGAggggcagctccagcccagccctgcagcccgggcAGGCAAGCCCGGGCACCCCCAGCGCTGAGCCGCAGAGATTAGCACTGCCCAAACGTGTCTGTACCGGGAGGCTCTGCTGGCTCTGCGTCTGCCAGGAAAGGGTTTGCTCCTGAGGTCACTCTTGGGTAAAGCTTGCAGCTCCTTTATCAGTTTTTCCTATAATAACGCCTATCCATCTCTGCCGGCTGGAGCTGCGCTTGGTTTTGAGCGTCTACAAGGTGCAGGGTCTCAAAGCCGGGTGGTTTTACGTGGAGCATGTATGCTTCAAGGTTTGGTTGAAGTCAGACCAAGGCAACACTGTACATGACGCATGGGGAAAACCTTCTTGTGCCACTTACGCCTCTCCTGTTTGCAGGGcatcaggaaaataaacagcCTGCCAAACCGTGATGTCTGGGTAAAGCAGCCTGGAGACACCCCTGGAGACACCAAGGTAGACATGGAGCTGCTCTGAAAACTGGTGCATGCTCTGAGCTAGGGGCAGAGCCGGGACCTGCCCGCCGGTGCATCTCCCACAGGGCAGGCGTGGGAGAACCAGGCTATGGGGGGAGAGGGGTTGTGTGGGACATCCAGGACCCCATGACTTCGGGGAGTCAGCAGGAGGGGACGACTTGAGGCGGCTGTAAGAGTGAGAAGGGGTCTGgtctgggagaggaagggaagtggCTTGTGGTGAGATTTAGGGGATGCCTGCCTGCCCCATCCCCTGTTCGGGACAAGTATGGTCATGGTTAAAGTAGCTGCCTTTGGGGGGTTTGCAGCCTCAGGCCCGGCCTCActgtttctcactttcttttccagttgtaATAATATCAGTTGTAATAATATCAGATGATCTGGGAAAAACTGTTTTGTTCGGAAGATGAAAGCCCAACCCTACCCAACCGTCCAGCAGCCCACTGCCACGAGAGTCCCCCGCGCCATGTGTGGGTGCACCCCAGGTCACTGGGGCCCTCTGCTTGcgggatgggaaggaagaaggCTGGAAGATTGTCCCTGCGTCCCCAGTCCTCACTCGCTACCTGTTCGGGAGGGCCCAGGCCTGGAGGCTCTTTGCAAATGCTGAAGCAGACTCTTGCCTCGTTTCCCCACAACATTTTGGTGTTTTGCTCCTCATCTCTGCCTGTGTCCATAACTGCGCTTGCAAAGGGGGTCAACCTGTACATCTCCCTTGCAGCTGGATGATGTCTCTGGGGCAAGAAGCTGCCCGGCCAAGGGAGTTTCAGCTGCACGTCCATGGACCATGTCCATCCCTGCTGCCTGTGTGGGTGTGGGGTGAGATGTCACCCCCCCTCCCAGGCTGTCACTGCTGGAGGGACCCAACCAAAGGCAAACGGTGTTTGCGCCAGTGTAGCTTGGAGATGCCTCATGGAGGAAGGGTGGACCTGATGGCCCTGGTGCTTCCCTTCAGCACGCAGCTGAGCCAGAGCCAGAGACTTGGCCTTCTCCACCCTGTCCTTGCTACCCCCTGCCCCCTACAAGCAGCGACCCTTTCACTGAGTGATACAGCAAGGTTGGGCTGGCCATGGTCCTATTTTTGCGGTTGCATGGAGCTGAGCACCCTGTGCTGGGCCGCTTCTGCAAACCCCATTCTCTCTCGCCCTTCCTCCTGAGCCCTTTGCCCGTGGCTATGCAGACTCCTGGTCCTGCACTCCCCAGGCTGCTGAGCCCATCCAGCAGGGAAGCGGGGTGCTCTCTCGAGGCCAGCTTTAGGGTGCCATAGGCAGCCCATAAAATGATGCTGAAATCCTTGTGCTGGGGCCATTCAATGGGCTAGGGCTATGCCTTGAGCAACTATTGCGGTGTCCAAATTCGGTGTGGGACTCTACTGCTGCCCCTGGATCTGATCTTGCTTGTTGGGCTTTGGAAAGGACTTGGTTTTttccgtgccttttttttttttctaataaaaattgcTCTTTCTAAGATGCTCCCAGTCACCTGCTCCTGGGCTGGGACCGGGAATGATTCGCTTCCCTTCTTctggcaagaggaaaaaaggcaaaaacccaaGACAAATGTGTTCTGCAGGGGTAAAACCAACCTGAGACTCTTCCCTTCTCATTACAGCGTCTTGGACCCGGTGCAGCGCCTGAGCGAGTCGGGGGCTGCGATGGAGGGTCCGCGCCTCCGCTCGTGGCAGCGTTGCCTTATCAGCGTCCCCGGCCCTAGAAAGTGACAGCTGGCTGGCTTGTGTCAGCCCCTGGGGCACTCGCGTATCGCAGTCCGGAGGGTTTAAAATAGCAAACCTCTGAGGCCACACAATAGCTTGGGCTTATATGGGCtcctgggggggaagggggagcggcggagggggccggggccatGGCTGCCAAAATAGCAGCTCACAAGTGTTGCATTCTTCGCTGGGCGCCGGGCACATTCCtcgcggcgctgcccgccccggggtgGGCGCTGGAGCCCCCTTAAAGCCTCCTGCCCCCAAAGAGCATTTCCCAGACACCCGCCGGCTTCCCCTCGGCTCCCTGGGATCCCACCGGTGCCCCGCAGCAGAGGTAAGGCTGGGCCGTGGGATGGTCAGTGGAAGGGCAGTTGTTAAAGACCCAGAAGGGGTTTGGCTCAGGGTTAACGGTCGTCCCCAGCTGCTTGCACTGGGATGTATTTTTGCTATGAAGGCATTTCCACGGATAAAGCATCAGGACCCTCCCCAGGGGATAGTGTTTGCAACTTGCCCGACGCCTTTTGAACCACCCTGATGTGTGCCAAGGCATCTGAGAAGGATTTtggctgccctggtgccaggggaATCTCATAGATCCCTATTCCCTGTGTCTctggaggggacaggagggatgcAATGCCCGTGGGGGAGTCAGGCCAGCCTGGCCCCGGCTCACCGGCTGCCGTGGGGTGGGTTAGAGGTGGGATACTCCCGTGCATGGTCTGACCCTGCCAAGCGGGAAGGGAGCAGCGATgtgacccacgctggagcaaatgctgggaaatgagagcTCCATGTCTGGGTAGCCTGGAGGAAAGCAGGGACTGCGAATTGTGGAGGATTAACTCAGCCCCAGAGGTGTCACCAGCCAGCCCTTAGCTAACAGAGAAAAGGATTTTAAGGAGCGGAAGGGATATCTGGAGTATTTAATCCACAGCAAATgatgggagattttttttcagtcaataaTACGTGCAATGTTTCCTCTTTAACTCTGTGATACGTCTGCTGAGTTCTCCTATTCTTTTAAAACAGGATTTCAAAGCTCTAAGGGAAAGGTTTATCTGTTTCTCTGCAGATGACGGATAAATATTTCCTCGAGCCACTTTCTGGTGTAACGTTAGTTTTTCTTGTATACCCCCTTAACAgtcttggttttgttgctgttcctCAGCAAATGCTGTGTGGGATCTAGTGATGTATGAGAGAGGAGATGAAAGGAAATGTAGACATAAGCTTTCACAAATGCATGTTTGTATGTCATGGCCAGGAGGGAGTCTCCACTCTTGTGTAATGAGAGGCCTACATGAAGTCTTGGGTGCTCAGAGGCCACATGAATGATTTGGCCAAACTCTGGGAGTAGCAGGACCATGCCAAGCCTGGGGAAAAAGCAGGGCCAGGAACTGATGTTCAAGGGGGACCAGAGATCAAGAAGATGGTGCTGGAGGGGGGTGCTTAGGGTCAAGCCCCATATGCATCATGGGGAAAGGAGCGACAATGGCAGAAGCAGGCGGTGAACCCGAGGCAGACAGGGATGAGTTCTGACTTCATTTGTCTCCAAAAAGCACCTTCTGAGTCATTGCTCAGAAGTGAGATTTGACAACCCCCCCAGGAACCACGGGTATGCAGAGGCACCCCTCCTGTAACGCATCTTTCCCATGCTTGCGGATTCCAGTCCTGGATTCAGCATCTTGAATAAGCGATCCTGAAGCCTGTCCTACCCATCCTGGGTAATAAATGCTCAACAGATGTAGCCAGGACCAGTTGTTCCCAGACCCCCGGCAGGAGAAGTGAAGCGGCGCTGCTCTGGGAACAGGTGGTTTAGCACATGGAAGTTATTTCTAGAGCTGCCTTGCGTTGTCCTGCTGCATCTCAGCTTTGCTGAGGTCTGGCACGAACGCAAGCGGTGGACAGGCTGTGTAGGAGCTTGGGGTGATgctcagggctgctctggggtgcccggggctggAGCTGATCATGGGGCTGGTCTGTGCAGACCTTGCGGTGGAGCACTGGGTGGAAGCTAGATGAGCTGGGACGATGAGTAAAGTCCTCCTGACCATGGCTGGGAGGGTGACGGGTGTGCTGGGAAGATGAGCGTGGCCATTTCTGCAGAGTTATTAGCCCTATTGCCAAACCAGGCTGTGAATTATTCCTTTTAGTTAACCTCAGTCTCAGGGCCAGGACCAGGagagaaatgctgctgctgcgCCCAGATCCAGAGCACGCTCTGCGCctggagggctgggctgggaggtcTCACCGAGAGCTCGTGCTGTGGCTTGTGCAGGGCTGTAAATTTGAGATAACAGGACATCCCTGCAAGTTTCTATATCCCAACCGAGCTAAGAATAGTCAGGAAGCAAAACAAGCTGAACGTTATAATTGAGTTATTTGGTGCCCTGAGCAAACACAGCACCCGGAGATGGCTGCGGCGAGGGGAGCTGCGTGTCCTGGACGTGGCTCCTGACAGCAGTTATCAGTGTTGCATGAGGCTGTGTCTAATCTCCTGCCTCCTATTTGGGGCGAGCTGTGATCCTGggacaggagggaaggggggagcctTATCTCTGCTGAGATAACACTGTCACACCCGGCCGGGGACAGCTCCAAGCTCCAAGCGCTTTGGAGGACGCAGCATCTCTGTGCCCGTGTCTCGGGCGCGGGAGGACAGGCTGTGCTTGTCCTTATCTCAGCTCCTAACCCTCGCTTTTTCCAATCTGCCTTGAATTCTGCTAGATAACCAGGCATGTCGGACTCTGAAGAGGTCATCGAAGAATATGAGCAGTAAGTTGTGTGTTTTTAAAcaccctttctttcttcttattcccgctttcccacagggtcacagtaTTGCTTAGAGGTGCCATTCGGGGGGCACCGGCTCTTGTCAttaccccagcacccagcatgaaATCCCCCACCCCGCGCCCACCTGCATCGCTGCTGTGACAGTGCCGAGACCCCCAGCAGTGGGGAGTTTTGCGTTAGGAGCTGTATCCCCATGGCAAGGGACAGTCCCTGCATTAAAAATGCTGCAGTCTAACTGAGTGAGGTAGAGCTGGGAAAAGCTGATGTCATCAGTCTGTGCTGCTGGGGTCCTACTGCCACATCCAGAGCATCACTCCCCAAGGCCCAAACCTGAGGGCAGCTTTTGCTGGTGAGCGCTGCTGGGCCATAGGCACACCCTGG
This genomic interval from Calonectris borealis chromosome 26, bCalBor7.hap1.2, whole genome shotgun sequence contains the following:
- the LAD1 gene encoding LOW QUALITY PROTEIN: ladinin-1 (The sequence of the model RefSeq protein was modified relative to this genomic sequence to represent the inferred CDS: deleted 3 bases in 2 codons; substituted 2 bases at 2 genomic stop codons), whose amino-acid sequence is MDRAPSEGLCSNPGTAGSESDLVLRGTPGQGVFCTAPLVDKLQPCPSQIPAGPTAPWPXCLHNFWALXNSRKAGMSFSRRNWSDLSSLARQRTLEDEEEQQRERRRRHRSLLSSTSMDEEPPSPAKDTSPASSRPQSLVKPVSPEDEEERKLSEVLKTQEGRRTRSLMAVSERLRQEKEQQEPGVGASRVEAGMQLRAGQESVQAGERGQDVAKGRGHPPGEQHPEPASERKVVVRARLQDKEGQGVGTPRGEQRKEVGDPQQRASPELGGCRLREVKILTRQGSRSMEKTASVVTSSLDQQQPSRNPSKEVIQLSPTQEEPAEKSDTSPIHVTYSSSIRRTSPRTVSFRMISRKQKEESQSPLTRSASLRIPGSSTTIGEKLEKYTSAVQRSEVVKSSLTVQKSLLLSSEGVASKRNFFEASAPSKAEPLAVRKDNVKIQGSVTSRINLWISRAQEPAKEEKSKGIRKINSLPNRDVWVKQPGDTPGDTKL